The Ruminococcus bovis genome includes a region encoding these proteins:
- a CDS encoding oxaloacetate decarboxylase subunit alpha encodes MAKKLKITETVLRDAHQSLLATRMPLSDMLPILPELDKIGFYSLECWGGATFDACLRFLDEDPWERLRTLRKECPNTKLQMLFRGQNMLGYRHYADDVLEYFVQKSVANGIDIIRIFDALNDIKNLETAVKAAKKEGAHAQIAMSYTTGPVFDNKYYVDYAKKIEAIGADSICIKDMAALLTPYKCESLIKDLKKAVNIPIQLHTHATAGLSSMCIMKAVENGCDVVDTAMSPLADGTSHSPTESIVAAFQGTEYDTGLDLAALANIREYFMGLRQKYLDSGLIDPKMLATDASALLYQVPGGMLSNLLSQLKQAGKEDKLLDVMKEVPNVRKDAGYPPLVTPSSQIVGTQAVFNVITGERYKMVTNEFKDLVAGKYGTTPLPIDPEFRTKIIGDMQPIDCRPADLLKPELEELKKEAAPFAEKEEDVLSYAMFPKVAKDFFEKRRNKKIGLNNNADKENMIHPV; translated from the coding sequence ATGGCTAAGAAACTAAAAATTACAGAAACAGTTCTTAGAGATGCACATCAGTCACTTCTTGCTACAAGAATGCCACTTTCTGATATGCTACCAATTCTCCCAGAACTAGATAAAATCGGATTTTATTCACTAGAATGTTGGGGTGGTGCAACATTTGATGCTTGCCTAAGATTTCTAGATGAAGACCCATGGGAAAGACTTCGTACACTTCGTAAGGAATGTCCTAACACAAAGCTACAGATGTTATTCCGTGGTCAGAATATGCTTGGTTACCGTCACTATGCTGATGATGTTCTTGAATATTTTGTTCAGAAGTCAGTAGCTAACGGTATTGATATTATCAGAATTTTCGATGCTCTTAACGATATTAAGAACCTTGAAACAGCTGTTAAGGCTGCTAAAAAGGAAGGTGCTCATGCACAGATCGCTATGAGTTACACAACAGGTCCTGTATTTGATAACAAATACTATGTTGACTATGCTAAGAAGATTGAAGCTATCGGTGCAGATTCTATCTGTATCAAGGATATGGCTGCTCTACTTACACCATATAAGTGTGAAAGCCTAATTAAGGACCTTAAGAAGGCAGTTAATATTCCAATTCAGCTACACACACATGCTACTGCAGGTCTATCTTCAATGTGTATTATGAAGGCTGTAGAAAATGGTTGTGATGTTGTTGATACTGCTATGTCACCACTAGCTGACGGTACATCTCATTCACCAACAGAATCAATCGTTGCTGCATTCCAGGGTACAGAATATGACACAGGTCTTGACCTAGCTGCTCTAGCTAACATTCGTGAATACTTTATGGGACTAAGACAGAAGTACCTAGATAGTGGTCTAATTGACCCTAAGATGCTTGCTACAGATGCATCAGCTCTACTATATCAAGTTCCAGGTGGTATGCTATCTAACCTACTTTCTCAGCTAAAACAGGCCGGTAAGGAAGATAAACTTCTTGATGTTATGAAGGAAGTTCCTAATGTTCGTAAGGATGCAGGTTACCCACCACTAGTTACACCATCATCACAGATTGTTGGTACTCAGGCAGTATTCAATGTTATCACAGGTGAAAGATATAAGATGGTTACAAATGAATTTAAGGATCTTGTTGCCGGTAAGTATGGTACAACTCCACTACCAATCGACCCTGAATTCAGAACAAAGATTATCGGCGATATGCAGCCAATCGACTGTCGTCCTGCTGATCTACTAAAGCCTGAACTAGAAGAACTAAAGAAAGAAGCTGCTCCTTTCGCAGAAAAGGAAGAAGATGTACTTTCTTATGCTATGTTCCCTAAGGTAGCTAAGGACTTCTTTGAAAAGCGTAGAAACAAGAAAATCGGTCTTAACAACAACGCTGACAAAGAAAATATGATTCATCCGGTTTGA
- a CDS encoding tRNA(Met) cytidine acetate ligase, protein MIYGLVSEFNPFHNGHKWLIDKVKTEDDTVVTVMSSSFVQRGDISIICKMDRTFASLKNGVDLVLELPSVYSLSSAEDFGKSSIEILKGTNIIDKVVFGSECGDVDLLNKGISALKDENVQNLIKENMNKGVTYPKAIHNSISELYSDDIANLFDGANNILGMEYLKSLENSNISAITFSRKGAGHNDEFSSGDFASGSYIRENYSNRELYTPKYPITDTAKIENIEKIILYKLSSMTENDLRNIPDVHEGFENRIIKVVQNTNNFNELCEKLKTKRYTMSRIRRIICRAILGIDNSVKEIKVPYIRVLGFTEKGSKLLKEIKENGTLPLITNVKIGYDNLDENGKKILEIENLATRLWSLASCNNTILNNEFTQQIIKG, encoded by the coding sequence ATGATATACGGTTTGGTATCGGAATTCAATCCTTTTCACAATGGTCATAAGTGGCTGATTGACAAGGTTAAAACTGAAGATGACACAGTAGTTACGGTAATGAGCAGTAGTTTTGTGCAAAGAGGTGACATATCTATTATTTGCAAAATGGATAGAACTTTTGCCTCACTAAAAAATGGTGTTGACCTTGTACTTGAATTGCCTTCTGTTTACTCATTATCAAGTGCAGAGGACTTTGGGAAAAGCTCTATTGAGATTTTGAAAGGTACTAATATAATTGACAAAGTTGTTTTTGGCAGTGAATGTGGTGATGTTGATTTACTGAACAAAGGAATTTCTGCTCTTAAAGATGAAAATGTACAAAACCTTATAAAAGAAAATATGAATAAAGGTGTTACCTATCCCAAGGCTATTCATAATTCTATATCAGAATTATATTCTGATGATATTGCAAATCTATTTGATGGTGCTAATAATATTTTAGGTATGGAATATTTAAAGTCACTTGAAAACAGCAACATTTCAGCAATTACTTTTTCCAGAAAAGGTGCAGGTCATAATGATGAATTTTCAAGTGGTGACTTTGCCAGTGGTAGTTATATAAGAGAAAATTATTCTAATAGAGAATTATACACACCTAAATACCCTATTACAGATACTGCAAAAATTGAAAATATTGAGAAAATTATTCTTTACAAACTATCTTCTATGACAGAAAATGACCTTAGAAATATTCCTGATGTTCATGAAGGTTTTGAAAATAGGATAATTAAAGTTGTTCAAAATACTAACAATTTTAATGAATTATGTGAAAAACTGAAAACTAAAAGATACACAATGTCAAGGATTAGGAGAATAATTTGTAGGGCAATTCTTGGTATTGATAATTCTGTTAAAGAAATTAAAGTACCATACATTAGGGTGCTTGGTTTCACAGAAAAAGGTAGTAAATTACTGAAAGAAATCAAGGAAAATGGCACTTTACCACTGATTACTAATGTGAAAATCGGTTATGATAATCTTGATGAAAATGGAAAGAAAATTCTTGAAATTGAGAACCTTGCAACAAGGTTGTGGTCACTTGCAAGTTGCAACAACACAATTCTAAACAATGAATTTACTCAGCAAATTATTAAAGGATAA
- a CDS encoding acetate/propionate family kinase: MKVLVINAGSSSLKYQLFDMKDESVLCKGNCERIGVGDSLVGYKNYKGQEKTIKVEMNNHTEAFMQVKELLTDPEVGVISDVKEVGAVGHRVVQGGAIFHESTVVTPITIEKIKLLSPLAPLHNPGAVQGITAAQSVFGKDTPMVTVFDTSFHATMPEKAYMYAVPYEYYEKYSIRRYGFHGTSHRYVSGKLAELLGKDIKDTKLITCHIGNGSSITAVEGGKVIDTSMGLTPLDGFMMGTRSGSLDPSVVTYIMEKEGLSAKEMDTILNKKSGLLGISGVSSDDRDVCAAEDSGNERAHLAHQMLYYQIAKTIGSYYIALGGCDGICFTAGIGEHQTHLRKAVLDYLNVLGIKCDDERNETADGTALLTTDDSKIPVYVIPTNEELVIARDTQALVEKNDK; encoded by the coding sequence ATGAAAGTATTAGTAATTAATGCTGGTTCATCTTCTCTTAAGTATCAGTTGTTTGATATGAAAGACGAATCAGTTCTATGTAAAGGTAATTGCGAAAGAATCGGTGTTGGCGATAGCCTAGTTGGTTATAAGAACTATAAAGGTCAAGAAAAGACTATTAAAGTTGAAATGAATAACCACACAGAAGCATTTATGCAGGTTAAGGAACTTCTAACTGACCCAGAAGTAGGTGTTATTTCTGATGTTAAAGAAGTTGGTGCAGTTGGCCATAGAGTAGTTCAGGGTGGTGCAATTTTCCACGAATCAACAGTTGTTACACCAATTACAATTGAAAAGATTAAACTTCTTTCACCTTTAGCTCCACTACACAACCCAGGTGCAGTTCAGGGTATTACTGCTGCTCAAAGTGTATTTGGTAAAGATACTCCAATGGTTACTGTATTTGATACATCTTTCCATGCTACAATGCCTGAAAAAGCTTATATGTATGCAGTACCTTATGAATATTATGAAAAGTATTCTATCCGTAGATATGGTTTCCACGGTACATCTCACAGATATGTTTCAGGTAAACTTGCTGAATTACTAGGTAAGGATATTAAAGATACAAAGCTTATCACTTGTCATATCGGTAACGGTTCTTCAATCACAGCTGTTGAAGGTGGCAAAGTTATTGACACATCAATGGGTCTAACTCCACTAGATGGCTTTATGATGGGTACTCGTTCCGGTTCACTTGACCCTTCTGTTGTCACATATATTATGGAAAAAGAAGGTCTATCTGCAAAAGAAATGGATACAATCCTAAATAAGAAGTCAGGTCTACTAGGTATTTCCGGTGTATCATCAGATGACCGTGATGTTTGTGCAGCTGAAGACTCAGGTAACGAAAGAGCACACCTAGCTCACCAGATGCTATATTACCAGATTGCTAAGACAATCGGTTCATATTATATTGCACTAGGTGGTTGTGACGGTATCTGCTTTACTGCAGGTATTGGCGAACATCAGACACATCTAAGAAAAGCAGTTCTAGATTACCTAAATGTACTAGGTATTAAGTGTGATGACGAAAGAAATGAAACTGCTGATGGTACAGCACTACTAACTACTGATGATAGTAAAATCCCTGTATATGTTATCCCAACTAACGAAGAACTTGTTATTGCAAGAGATACTCAGGCTCTAGTTGAAAAGAATGATAAATAA
- the feoB gene encoding ferrous iron transport protein B — protein sequence MNIKIGLAGNPNCGKTTLFNLLTGSNQYVGNWSGVTVERKEGILKNHNNITITDLPGIYSLSPYSPEEVVARNYLVNEKPNVIINIVDGTKLERNLYLTLQLMEIGVPIVVAINMMDVVRKNGGKIYIEKLSKMLGVQVVEISALKNLGIDNLISKTIQVANNKTSPPIFMKYNSNIENTLQFIESKINNNSTKEKSRYYSVKIFEKDKYILNSLNLNLETINKINSKINSCEELYNDESVALIINERYKFVEVLLSNCYSGCSKSCDSSNKVDNILLGKYTAIPIFILIIFLIYHISVSLVGNLTSDFITSVIFDDFLSNSIKTFLTTINCSNILISLICDGIINGVGSVIAFVPELIALFFFLGILEDIGYMSRIAFIMDKLFRKFGLSGKSIIPLLISSGCGVPAIMSTKTIENKKQKIITVITTTNVPCSAKLQIIALISSRIFSNNFLVAPIIYFSSIIFVLISSLILSNLIIITTTDSPFIMEIPNYHLPSLSTICSHLFQRIKAFLIKAGTVLVVACIIIWLLSNFGFANGKFTYLNGENQNNSLMCYFSASISNVFYPLGFNNWQCIGATFSGVFAKENIVSSLNVFLNSNETIKSILPTYSSSISFLVFNLLNSPCIASIIAMKKELVSRKLFIFALLYQNIFAYIISLIIYQLIGFFIGEVQLNIFTIISIFFVGIIINILLKKNILKFRRFCSVY from the coding sequence ATGAATATAAAAATCGGACTTGCCGGTAATCCTAATTGTGGTAAAACAACTTTGTTCAATCTATTAACCGGTAGCAATCAGTATGTAGGTAATTGGTCAGGCGTGACGGTAGAGAGGAAGGAGGGTATATTAAAAAATCATAATAATATAACTATAACCGATTTACCTGGGATTTACTCACTATCCCCATATTCACCGGAAGAAGTAGTTGCAAGAAATTACCTTGTAAACGAAAAACCAAATGTAATTATCAATATTGTTGACGGAACAAAATTAGAGCGAAATTTGTATTTAACACTTCAACTTATGGAAATAGGTGTACCCATAGTTGTTGCAATAAATATGATGGATGTTGTCCGTAAAAACGGTGGTAAAATTTATATAGAAAAACTGTCAAAAATGTTAGGTGTCCAAGTTGTAGAAATCTCAGCACTTAAAAATTTAGGCATAGATAACTTAATCAGCAAAACAATTCAAGTTGCGAATAATAAAACTTCACCACCCATATTTATGAAGTATAATTCTAATATAGAAAATACTTTGCAATTTATTGAAAGTAAAATTAATAATAATTCTACTAAAGAAAAATCAAGATATTATTCAGTAAAAATTTTTGAAAAAGATAAATATATTTTAAATTCATTAAATCTAAATTTAGAAACTATAAATAAAATAAATAGTAAAATTAATTCTTGTGAAGAATTATATAATGATGAGTCAGTAGCACTAATAATAAACGAAAGATATAAATTTGTTGAAGTTCTTCTCAGCAATTGCTACTCAGGCTGCAGCAAGTCTTGCGATAGTTCAAATAAAGTAGATAATATTCTGTTAGGGAAATATACTGCCATTCCAATATTCATTCTAATAATTTTTCTTATTTATCACATATCAGTTAGTTTGGTAGGAAATTTAACTTCCGACTTTATTACATCAGTAATTTTCGATGATTTTTTAAGTAACAGTATAAAAACTTTTCTCACCACTATCAACTGTTCAAATATTCTAATTTCACTAATTTGTGACGGTATAATCAATGGTGTAGGTAGTGTTATAGCTTTTGTACCTGAACTTATTGCTCTATTTTTCTTTTTAGGAATATTAGAGGACATAGGTTATATGTCCCGAATAGCCTTTATAATGGATAAACTTTTCAGAAAATTTGGACTTTCAGGAAAAAGTATAATTCCCTTACTCATTAGTTCAGGTTGTGGTGTACCGGCTATAATGTCAACAAAAACTATTGAAAATAAAAAGCAAAAGATTATTACAGTTATCACCACAACAAATGTACCTTGTAGTGCAAAGTTGCAAATTATTGCACTTATTAGCAGTAGAATTTTCTCAAATAACTTTCTTGTAGCACCGATAATTTATTTTTCTTCAATTATTTTTGTGCTGATTTCTTCTTTAATTCTCAGTAATCTGATCATTATAACCACAACAGATTCACCATTCATAATGGAAATTCCCAACTATCATTTACCCTCATTAAGTACAATATGCTCACATCTGTTTCAGAGAATAAAAGCCTTTTTAATTAAGGCAGGTACTGTCTTGGTGGTGGCTTGTATCATCATTTGGTTACTTTCTAATTTCGGTTTTGCTAATGGAAAATTCACCTATCTAAATGGTGAAAATCAAAATAACTCACTAATGTGCTATTTTTCAGCATCAATTTCAAATGTATTTTATCCACTGGGTTTTAACAATTGGCAATGTATCGGTGCAACTTTTTCAGGAGTTTTCGCAAAAGAAAATATTGTTTCATCACTAAATGTGTTCCTAAATTCAAATGAAACTATAAAATCAATATTGCCAACATATTCCTCATCAATCAGTTTTTTAGTTTTTAATTTGCTGAATTCACCTTGTATAGCCTCAATAATTGCAATGAAAAAGGAGCTTGTTAGCAGGAAGTTATTTATTTTCGCATTGCTATATCAAAATATTTTTGCCTACATAATATCATTAATCATTTACCAACTAATAGGATTTTTTATAGGTGAAGTGCAATTAAATATATTTACAATAATATCAATATTCTTTGTGGGAATTATAATTAATATTCTATTAAAGAAAAACATTCTAAAATTTAGAAGGTTTTGTTCTGTATATTAA